The following proteins come from a genomic window of Leopardus geoffroyi isolate Oge1 chromosome A3, O.geoffroyi_Oge1_pat1.0, whole genome shotgun sequence:
- the LOC123581675 gene encoding bcl-2-binding component 3, isoforms 3/4-like produces the protein MQRTSRDATFEITWESGGCSLLRPGGEWGGGQAALSLSALGTTAGAERDLWALICPCGRPSSEPRVPERGWLGRPGHGRGGERGLARSTAFPLAPSRGAMGTERRPSAGEPGLERLPVCRRGRHVVGSTQRTQSHQPEATRLREDSSGPRSRGCRKYPSVSVEFGPSSAPSVRAGRDPSFGCARAAWPAEERPEPTGSGVFWRRPGGALGLGRAGGPGTPAGSAVPKSGTATLVVWPPPSQAPSQAPSPPRIWVQFLGRAVAPPAWPGRRVLGVTSASDAQSQCVQGPGGRGQGHARLASLGVSCYHLTCLCVTGR, from the coding sequence ATGCAGAGGACGAGCCGAGATGCCACGTTTGAGATAACCTGGGAGTCCGGTGGCTGTTCCCTTCTCCGTCcgggaggagagtggggaggagggcaggcggCCCTTTCGTTGTCCGCGCTCGGAACAACGGCGGGTGCGGAACGGGATCTGTGGGCTCTTATCTGCCCCTGCGGACGGCCCTCGTCGGAGCCGCGTGTCCCGGAGCGGGGCTGGCTCGGCCGCCCCGGGCACGGtcggggcggggagaggggcctGGCGCGCAGCACCGCGTTCCCTCTTGCTCCTTCTAGAGGTGCGATGGGGACCGAGCGTCGGCCAAGCGCGGGAGAGCCTGGCCTCGAGAGGCTCCCGGTCTGCCGGAGGGGCAGGCACGTCGTGGGATCGACGCAGAGGACGCAGAGCCACCAGCCCGAGGCCACCCGTTTGAGGGAGGACAGCTCTGGGCCGCGGTCTCGGGGCTGCAGGAAGTATCCGTCTGTTTCGGTCGAGTTCGGTCCGTCTTCAGCCCCTTCCGTCCGAGCAGGTCGGGATCCCAGCTTCGGATGTGCCCGGGCTGCGTGGCCTGCAGAGGAGAGGCCAGAACCCACAGGCTCGGGTGTTTTCTGGAGAAGGCCGGGTGGCGCCCTGGGGCTGGGACGTGCTGGCGGCCCTGGCACCCCGGCTGGCTCCGCGGTGCCTAAGAGTGGGACGGCCACCCTGGTGGTCTGGCCCCCACCGTCCCAGGCCCCGTCCCAGGCCCCGTCTCCTCCCCGAATCTGGGTCCAGTTCCTGGGCAGAGCCGTCGCTCCTCCGGCCTGGCCAGGCAGACGCGTTCTTGGTGTAACTTCTGCATCTGATGCCCAAAGCCAGTGTGTGCAAGGGCCcgggggtagggggcagggacACGCCAGGTTAGCCTCTCTGGGGGTGTCCTGCTACCATCTGACCTGCCTGTGTGTGACAGGCAGGTGA